In a genomic window of Gossypium arboreum isolate Shixiya-1 chromosome 7, ASM2569848v2, whole genome shotgun sequence:
- the LOC108456418 gene encoding uncharacterized protein LOC108456418 isoform X3, translating to MHAFSKNILHLLGKREVSPRTKYVPKKQWGEAPKRIVYSSPWTEPIRDARHGILSWAEEESLLHLSGKYCPLVPPPRSTIAAAFSPDGRTLASTHGDHTVKIIDYQKGKCLKVLSGHRRTPWVVRFHPVHPEILASGSLDHEVRLWDAKTAECLGSRDFYRPIASLAFHAEGELLAVACGHKLYIWDYNKNGEGSSPAIILKTRRSLRAVHFHPHAAPFLLTAEVNDLDSSDSSMTKATSQGYFHHHPPAVFVTCGQSSDQVGLAADPSLMSLPCMIVPSFSIDDSRMDLQYVSRLVGSSGTQAGHSPPMQFQTDTTMGEQYNSTASPMEAVPPIPSHLYSGSENLVNTSVAFRMETGAAEPSFNAMVTDEIQPIRETEEPNSTNRSSYSSAQRRVPRHVSDRQDAREFRPLLQFLPLGAICWELPFLQGWVMGQQTTFPSMRPHSDTGHENLTQYTGSSSILRPLVGNVEAAASSLGISNSISQSGVFGRIGLQNISRSRLVSETGEVPVPSNSLHDGTDAERIISRLQSELATSMAVAAAAELPCTVKLKVWSYDIENPCALLNVGKCRLTIPHAVLCSEMGAHFSPCGKFLAACVACVLPHSEADPRLQALVHQDGGAGTSPTRHPISAHQVVYELRIYSLEKATFGSVLVSRAIRAAHSLTSIQFSPTSEHILLAYGRRHGSLLKSIIIDGKTTSPIYTVLEVYRVSDMELVRVLPSAEDEVNVACFHPFPGGGLVYGTKEGRLRVLQYDGARDTNHNTSNYFSVENTARVE from the exons ATGCATGCATT cAGTAAAAATATATTACATCTGTTAGGGAAGAGAGAAGTCTCTCCTAGAACAAAATATGTACCAAAGAAGCAGTGGGGAGAAGCACCTAAACGAATTGTCTATTCTTCACCTTGGACTGAACCCATTAGAGATGCCAGACATGGTATTCTGTCATG GGCTGAGGAAGAGTCTTTGCTGCATTTATCAGGCAAATATTGTCCTCTGGTACCTCCTCCAAGGTCAACAATTGCAGCAGCTTTTAGTCCTGATGGAAGAACACTTGCTTCTACCCA TGGTGATCACACTGTGAAGATTATTGATTATCAAAAGGGAAAGTGCTTAAAGGTCTTGAGTGGTCATCGGAGAACACCTTGGGTG GTTAGATTTCACCCAGTGCATCCAGAAATTCTTGCAAGTGGGAGCTTGGATCATGAAGTTCGTTTGTGGGATGCAAAGACTGCAGAGTGTTTAGGATCTCGTGATTTCT ATCGTCCAATTGCTTCCCTTGCTTTTCATGCAGAAGGAGAACTTCTTGCAGTTGCATGTGGTCACAAG TTGTACATATGGGACTACAATAAGAATGGAGAGGGTTCGTCACCAGCCATTATATTGAAGACACGACGATCTCTACGAGCTGTACACTTTCACCCACATGCTGCTCCATTTCTCTTGACTGCTGAG GTGAATGATCTTGACTCTTCAGATTCTTCAATGACAAAAGCAACATCGCAGGGCTACTTCCATCATCATCCTCCTGCAGTTTTTGTGACATGTGGTCAATCTAGTGATCAGGTCGGTTTGGCTGCTGATCCCTCCCTGATGTCATTGCCTTGCATGATTGTGCCTTCATTTTCCATAGATGATTCGAGAATGGATTTGCAGTACGTTAGTAGGCTTGTTGGGTCATCTGGTACGCAGGCTGGGCATTCTCCTCCAATGCAATTTCAAACAGATACAACAATGGGAGAACAGTATAATAGCACAGCATCTCCCATGGAGGCAGTTCCTCCAATTCCTTCTCACTTGTATTCTGGTTCAGAGAATCTTGTAAATACCTCAGTTGCTTTTAGGATGGAAACTGGTGCAGCCGAACCCTCTTTCAATGCTATGGTTACTGATGAAATTCAGCCTATAAGGGAAACTGAGGAACCTAACTCTACTAACCGCAGTAGTTATAGTAGTGCACAGAGGCGAGTGCCTAGACATGTTTCTGATCGACAAGATGCCAGGGAATTTCGGCCACTTCTGCAATTTTTACCCTTGGGAGCTATATGTTGGGAGCTTCCATTTCTGCAAGGGTGGGTAATGGGTCAACAAACAACTTTTCCCTCAATGCGTCCTCATAGTGACACTGGTCACGAAAATTTAACTCAATACACAGGGTCTTCCTCGATATTGCGGCCTTTGGTCGGTAATGTGGAGGCTGCCGCATCTTCTTTGGGAATATCCAACAGTATTAGCCAATCCGGGGTTTTTGGAAGAATTGGATTGCAAAATATTTCACGGTCTCGCTTAGTTTCTGAAACTGGTGAAGTTCCTGTGCCTAGCAATTCTCTGCATGATGGCACTGATGCTGAACGAATTATAAGTCGACTCCAATCTGAACTTGCCACATCAATGGCTGTAGCTGCGGCTGCCGAGTTGCCTTGCACGGTGAAGCTTAAAGTGTGGTCATATGATATAGAAAATCCTTGTGCACTACTAAATGTTGGCAAATGCCGCTTAACCATACCACATGCTGTCCTTTGTAG TGAAATGGGTGCACATTTTTCACCTTGTGGGAAATTTTTAGCTGCTTGTGTTGCTTGTGTGCTTCCTCATTCGGAAGCTGATCCTCGATTACAGGCATTGGTCCATCAAGATGGTGGGGCTGGAACATCCCCAACTCGACATCCAATCTCAGCACACCAAGTCGTATATGAGCTTCGGATATATTCCCTTGAGAAGGCAAC CTTTGGTTCAGTGCTTGTTTCGCGAGCAATTAGAGCTGCACATTCTTTGACATCAATTCAG TTCTCACCGACTTCTGAGCACATATTACTTGCCTATGGTCGGCGTCATGGTTCTCTTCTTAAAAGCATCATAATTGACGGAAAAACGACGTCTCCTATATACACAGTACTAGAG GTATATAGAGTTTCGGATATGGAACTTGTGAGGGTACTTCCTAGCGCAGAGGATGAGGTAAATGTTGCATGCTTTCATCCTTTCCCTGGAGGAGGTCTTGTGTATGGAACCAAG GAAGGGAGACTGAGAGTGCTTCAGTACGATGGTGCTCGAGACACCAATCACAACACATCAAATTACTTCTCTGTAGAAAACACGGCCAGAGTAGAATAG
- the LOC108456418 gene encoding uncharacterized protein LOC108456418 isoform X1 yields the protein MTGHTWPHDRASFRYQPSSNRRRSSKNILHLLGKREVSPRTKYVPKKQWGEAPKRIVYSSPWTEPIRDARHGILSWAEEESLLHLSGKYCPLVPPPRSTIAAAFSPDGRTLASTHGDHTVKIIDYQKGKCLKVLSGHRRTPWVVRFHPVHPEILASGSLDHEVRLWDAKTAECLGSRDFYRPIASLAFHAEGELLAVACGHKLYIWDYNKNGEGSSPAIILKTRRSLRAVHFHPHAAPFLLTAEVNDLDSSDSSMTKATSQGYFHHHPPAVFVTCGQSSDQVGLAADPSLMSLPCMIVPSFSIDDSRMDLQYVSRLVGSSGTQAGHSPPMQFQTDTTMGEQYNSTASPMEAVPPIPSHLYSGSENLVNTSVAFRMETGAAEPSFNAMVTDEIQPIRETEEPNSTNRSSYSSAQRRVPRHVSDRQDAREFRPLLQFLPLGAICWELPFLQGWVMGQQTTFPSMRPHSDTGHENLTQYTGSSSILRPLVGNVEAAASSLGISNSISQSGVFGRIGLQNISRSRLVSETGEVPVPSNSLHDGTDAERIISRLQSELATSMAVAAAAELPCTVKLKVWSYDIENPCALLNVGKCRLTIPHAVLCSEMGAHFSPCGKFLAACVACVLPHSEADPRLQALVHQDGGAGTSPTRHPISAHQVVYELRIYSLEKATFGSVLVSRAIRAAHSLTSIQFSPTSEHILLAYGRRHGSLLKSIIIDGKTTSPIYTVLEVYRVSDMELVRVLPSAEDEVNVACFHPFPGGGLVYGTKEGRLRVLQYDGARDTNHNTSNYFSVENTARVE from the exons cAGTAAAAATATATTACATCTGTTAGGGAAGAGAGAAGTCTCTCCTAGAACAAAATATGTACCAAAGAAGCAGTGGGGAGAAGCACCTAAACGAATTGTCTATTCTTCACCTTGGACTGAACCCATTAGAGATGCCAGACATGGTATTCTGTCATG GGCTGAGGAAGAGTCTTTGCTGCATTTATCAGGCAAATATTGTCCTCTGGTACCTCCTCCAAGGTCAACAATTGCAGCAGCTTTTAGTCCTGATGGAAGAACACTTGCTTCTACCCA TGGTGATCACACTGTGAAGATTATTGATTATCAAAAGGGAAAGTGCTTAAAGGTCTTGAGTGGTCATCGGAGAACACCTTGGGTG GTTAGATTTCACCCAGTGCATCCAGAAATTCTTGCAAGTGGGAGCTTGGATCATGAAGTTCGTTTGTGGGATGCAAAGACTGCAGAGTGTTTAGGATCTCGTGATTTCT ATCGTCCAATTGCTTCCCTTGCTTTTCATGCAGAAGGAGAACTTCTTGCAGTTGCATGTGGTCACAAG TTGTACATATGGGACTACAATAAGAATGGAGAGGGTTCGTCACCAGCCATTATATTGAAGACACGACGATCTCTACGAGCTGTACACTTTCACCCACATGCTGCTCCATTTCTCTTGACTGCTGAG GTGAATGATCTTGACTCTTCAGATTCTTCAATGACAAAAGCAACATCGCAGGGCTACTTCCATCATCATCCTCCTGCAGTTTTTGTGACATGTGGTCAATCTAGTGATCAGGTCGGTTTGGCTGCTGATCCCTCCCTGATGTCATTGCCTTGCATGATTGTGCCTTCATTTTCCATAGATGATTCGAGAATGGATTTGCAGTACGTTAGTAGGCTTGTTGGGTCATCTGGTACGCAGGCTGGGCATTCTCCTCCAATGCAATTTCAAACAGATACAACAATGGGAGAACAGTATAATAGCACAGCATCTCCCATGGAGGCAGTTCCTCCAATTCCTTCTCACTTGTATTCTGGTTCAGAGAATCTTGTAAATACCTCAGTTGCTTTTAGGATGGAAACTGGTGCAGCCGAACCCTCTTTCAATGCTATGGTTACTGATGAAATTCAGCCTATAAGGGAAACTGAGGAACCTAACTCTACTAACCGCAGTAGTTATAGTAGTGCACAGAGGCGAGTGCCTAGACATGTTTCTGATCGACAAGATGCCAGGGAATTTCGGCCACTTCTGCAATTTTTACCCTTGGGAGCTATATGTTGGGAGCTTCCATTTCTGCAAGGGTGGGTAATGGGTCAACAAACAACTTTTCCCTCAATGCGTCCTCATAGTGACACTGGTCACGAAAATTTAACTCAATACACAGGGTCTTCCTCGATATTGCGGCCTTTGGTCGGTAATGTGGAGGCTGCCGCATCTTCTTTGGGAATATCCAACAGTATTAGCCAATCCGGGGTTTTTGGAAGAATTGGATTGCAAAATATTTCACGGTCTCGCTTAGTTTCTGAAACTGGTGAAGTTCCTGTGCCTAGCAATTCTCTGCATGATGGCACTGATGCTGAACGAATTATAAGTCGACTCCAATCTGAACTTGCCACATCAATGGCTGTAGCTGCGGCTGCCGAGTTGCCTTGCACGGTGAAGCTTAAAGTGTGGTCATATGATATAGAAAATCCTTGTGCACTACTAAATGTTGGCAAATGCCGCTTAACCATACCACATGCTGTCCTTTGTAG TGAAATGGGTGCACATTTTTCACCTTGTGGGAAATTTTTAGCTGCTTGTGTTGCTTGTGTGCTTCCTCATTCGGAAGCTGATCCTCGATTACAGGCATTGGTCCATCAAGATGGTGGGGCTGGAACATCCCCAACTCGACATCCAATCTCAGCACACCAAGTCGTATATGAGCTTCGGATATATTCCCTTGAGAAGGCAAC CTTTGGTTCAGTGCTTGTTTCGCGAGCAATTAGAGCTGCACATTCTTTGACATCAATTCAG TTCTCACCGACTTCTGAGCACATATTACTTGCCTATGGTCGGCGTCATGGTTCTCTTCTTAAAAGCATCATAATTGACGGAAAAACGACGTCTCCTATATACACAGTACTAGAG GTATATAGAGTTTCGGATATGGAACTTGTGAGGGTACTTCCTAGCGCAGAGGATGAGGTAAATGTTGCATGCTTTCATCCTTTCCCTGGAGGAGGTCTTGTGTATGGAACCAAG GAAGGGAGACTGAGAGTGCTTCAGTACGATGGTGCTCGAGACACCAATCACAACACATCAAATTACTTCTCTGTAGAAAACACGGCCAGAGTAGAATAG
- the LOC108456418 gene encoding uncharacterized protein LOC108456418 isoform X4: protein MTGHTWPHDRASFRYQPSSNRRRSSKNILHLLGKREVSPRTKYVPKKQWGEAPKRIVYSSPWTEPIRDARHGILSWAEEESLLHLSGKYCPLVPPPRSTIAAAFSPDGRTLASTHGDHTVKIIDYQKGKCLKVLSGHRRTPWVVRFHPVHPEILASGSLDHEVRLWDAKTAECLGSRDFYRPIASLAFHAEGELLAVACGHKLYIWDYNKNGEGSSPAIILKTRRSLRAVHFHPHAAPFLLTAEVNDLDSSDSSMTKATSQGYFHHHPPAVFVTCGQSSDQYVSRLVGSSGTQAGHSPPMQFQTDTTMGEQYNSTASPMEAVPPIPSHLYSGSENLVNTSVAFRMETGAAEPSFNAMVTDEIQPIRETEEPNSTNRSSYSSAQRRVPRHVSDRQDAREFRPLLQFLPLGAICWELPFLQGWVMGQQTTFPSMRPHSDTGHENLTQYTGSSSILRPLVGNVEAAASSLGISNSISQSGVFGRIGLQNISRSRLVSETGEVPVPSNSLHDGTDAERIISRLQSELATSMAVAAAAELPCTVKLKVWSYDIENPCALLNVGKCRLTIPHAVLCSEMGAHFSPCGKFLAACVACVLPHSEADPRLQALVHQDGGAGTSPTRHPISAHQVVYELRIYSLEKATFGSVLVSRAIRAAHSLTSIQFSPTSEHILLAYGRRHGSLLKSIIIDGKTTSPIYTVLEVYRVSDMELVRVLPSAEDEVNVACFHPFPGGGLVYGTKEGRLRVLQYDGARDTNHNTSNYFSVENTARVE from the exons cAGTAAAAATATATTACATCTGTTAGGGAAGAGAGAAGTCTCTCCTAGAACAAAATATGTACCAAAGAAGCAGTGGGGAGAAGCACCTAAACGAATTGTCTATTCTTCACCTTGGACTGAACCCATTAGAGATGCCAGACATGGTATTCTGTCATG GGCTGAGGAAGAGTCTTTGCTGCATTTATCAGGCAAATATTGTCCTCTGGTACCTCCTCCAAGGTCAACAATTGCAGCAGCTTTTAGTCCTGATGGAAGAACACTTGCTTCTACCCA TGGTGATCACACTGTGAAGATTATTGATTATCAAAAGGGAAAGTGCTTAAAGGTCTTGAGTGGTCATCGGAGAACACCTTGGGTG GTTAGATTTCACCCAGTGCATCCAGAAATTCTTGCAAGTGGGAGCTTGGATCATGAAGTTCGTTTGTGGGATGCAAAGACTGCAGAGTGTTTAGGATCTCGTGATTTCT ATCGTCCAATTGCTTCCCTTGCTTTTCATGCAGAAGGAGAACTTCTTGCAGTTGCATGTGGTCACAAG TTGTACATATGGGACTACAATAAGAATGGAGAGGGTTCGTCACCAGCCATTATATTGAAGACACGACGATCTCTACGAGCTGTACACTTTCACCCACATGCTGCTCCATTTCTCTTGACTGCTGAG GTGAATGATCTTGACTCTTCAGATTCTTCAATGACAAAAGCAACATCGCAGGGCTACTTCCATCATCATCCTCCTGCAGTTTTTGTGACATGTGGTCAATCTAGTGATCAG TACGTTAGTAGGCTTGTTGGGTCATCTGGTACGCAGGCTGGGCATTCTCCTCCAATGCAATTTCAAACAGATACAACAATGGGAGAACAGTATAATAGCACAGCATCTCCCATGGAGGCAGTTCCTCCAATTCCTTCTCACTTGTATTCTGGTTCAGAGAATCTTGTAAATACCTCAGTTGCTTTTAGGATGGAAACTGGTGCAGCCGAACCCTCTTTCAATGCTATGGTTACTGATGAAATTCAGCCTATAAGGGAAACTGAGGAACCTAACTCTACTAACCGCAGTAGTTATAGTAGTGCACAGAGGCGAGTGCCTAGACATGTTTCTGATCGACAAGATGCCAGGGAATTTCGGCCACTTCTGCAATTTTTACCCTTGGGAGCTATATGTTGGGAGCTTCCATTTCTGCAAGGGTGGGTAATGGGTCAACAAACAACTTTTCCCTCAATGCGTCCTCATAGTGACACTGGTCACGAAAATTTAACTCAATACACAGGGTCTTCCTCGATATTGCGGCCTTTGGTCGGTAATGTGGAGGCTGCCGCATCTTCTTTGGGAATATCCAACAGTATTAGCCAATCCGGGGTTTTTGGAAGAATTGGATTGCAAAATATTTCACGGTCTCGCTTAGTTTCTGAAACTGGTGAAGTTCCTGTGCCTAGCAATTCTCTGCATGATGGCACTGATGCTGAACGAATTATAAGTCGACTCCAATCTGAACTTGCCACATCAATGGCTGTAGCTGCGGCTGCCGAGTTGCCTTGCACGGTGAAGCTTAAAGTGTGGTCATATGATATAGAAAATCCTTGTGCACTACTAAATGTTGGCAAATGCCGCTTAACCATACCACATGCTGTCCTTTGTAG TGAAATGGGTGCACATTTTTCACCTTGTGGGAAATTTTTAGCTGCTTGTGTTGCTTGTGTGCTTCCTCATTCGGAAGCTGATCCTCGATTACAGGCATTGGTCCATCAAGATGGTGGGGCTGGAACATCCCCAACTCGACATCCAATCTCAGCACACCAAGTCGTATATGAGCTTCGGATATATTCCCTTGAGAAGGCAAC CTTTGGTTCAGTGCTTGTTTCGCGAGCAATTAGAGCTGCACATTCTTTGACATCAATTCAG TTCTCACCGACTTCTGAGCACATATTACTTGCCTATGGTCGGCGTCATGGTTCTCTTCTTAAAAGCATCATAATTGACGGAAAAACGACGTCTCCTATATACACAGTACTAGAG GTATATAGAGTTTCGGATATGGAACTTGTGAGGGTACTTCCTAGCGCAGAGGATGAGGTAAATGTTGCATGCTTTCATCCTTTCCCTGGAGGAGGTCTTGTGTATGGAACCAAG GAAGGGAGACTGAGAGTGCTTCAGTACGATGGTGCTCGAGACACCAATCACAACACATCAAATTACTTCTCTGTAGAAAACACGGCCAGAGTAGAATAG
- the LOC108456418 gene encoding uncharacterized protein LOC108456418 isoform X2 has product MTGHTWPHDRASFRYQPSSNRRRSKNILHLLGKREVSPRTKYVPKKQWGEAPKRIVYSSPWTEPIRDARHGILSWAEEESLLHLSGKYCPLVPPPRSTIAAAFSPDGRTLASTHGDHTVKIIDYQKGKCLKVLSGHRRTPWVVRFHPVHPEILASGSLDHEVRLWDAKTAECLGSRDFYRPIASLAFHAEGELLAVACGHKLYIWDYNKNGEGSSPAIILKTRRSLRAVHFHPHAAPFLLTAEVNDLDSSDSSMTKATSQGYFHHHPPAVFVTCGQSSDQVGLAADPSLMSLPCMIVPSFSIDDSRMDLQYVSRLVGSSGTQAGHSPPMQFQTDTTMGEQYNSTASPMEAVPPIPSHLYSGSENLVNTSVAFRMETGAAEPSFNAMVTDEIQPIRETEEPNSTNRSSYSSAQRRVPRHVSDRQDAREFRPLLQFLPLGAICWELPFLQGWVMGQQTTFPSMRPHSDTGHENLTQYTGSSSILRPLVGNVEAAASSLGISNSISQSGVFGRIGLQNISRSRLVSETGEVPVPSNSLHDGTDAERIISRLQSELATSMAVAAAAELPCTVKLKVWSYDIENPCALLNVGKCRLTIPHAVLCSEMGAHFSPCGKFLAACVACVLPHSEADPRLQALVHQDGGAGTSPTRHPISAHQVVYELRIYSLEKATFGSVLVSRAIRAAHSLTSIQFSPTSEHILLAYGRRHGSLLKSIIIDGKTTSPIYTVLEVYRVSDMELVRVLPSAEDEVNVACFHPFPGGGLVYGTKEGRLRVLQYDGARDTNHNTSNYFSVENTARVE; this is encoded by the exons TAAAAATATATTACATCTGTTAGGGAAGAGAGAAGTCTCTCCTAGAACAAAATATGTACCAAAGAAGCAGTGGGGAGAAGCACCTAAACGAATTGTCTATTCTTCACCTTGGACTGAACCCATTAGAGATGCCAGACATGGTATTCTGTCATG GGCTGAGGAAGAGTCTTTGCTGCATTTATCAGGCAAATATTGTCCTCTGGTACCTCCTCCAAGGTCAACAATTGCAGCAGCTTTTAGTCCTGATGGAAGAACACTTGCTTCTACCCA TGGTGATCACACTGTGAAGATTATTGATTATCAAAAGGGAAAGTGCTTAAAGGTCTTGAGTGGTCATCGGAGAACACCTTGGGTG GTTAGATTTCACCCAGTGCATCCAGAAATTCTTGCAAGTGGGAGCTTGGATCATGAAGTTCGTTTGTGGGATGCAAAGACTGCAGAGTGTTTAGGATCTCGTGATTTCT ATCGTCCAATTGCTTCCCTTGCTTTTCATGCAGAAGGAGAACTTCTTGCAGTTGCATGTGGTCACAAG TTGTACATATGGGACTACAATAAGAATGGAGAGGGTTCGTCACCAGCCATTATATTGAAGACACGACGATCTCTACGAGCTGTACACTTTCACCCACATGCTGCTCCATTTCTCTTGACTGCTGAG GTGAATGATCTTGACTCTTCAGATTCTTCAATGACAAAAGCAACATCGCAGGGCTACTTCCATCATCATCCTCCTGCAGTTTTTGTGACATGTGGTCAATCTAGTGATCAGGTCGGTTTGGCTGCTGATCCCTCCCTGATGTCATTGCCTTGCATGATTGTGCCTTCATTTTCCATAGATGATTCGAGAATGGATTTGCAGTACGTTAGTAGGCTTGTTGGGTCATCTGGTACGCAGGCTGGGCATTCTCCTCCAATGCAATTTCAAACAGATACAACAATGGGAGAACAGTATAATAGCACAGCATCTCCCATGGAGGCAGTTCCTCCAATTCCTTCTCACTTGTATTCTGGTTCAGAGAATCTTGTAAATACCTCAGTTGCTTTTAGGATGGAAACTGGTGCAGCCGAACCCTCTTTCAATGCTATGGTTACTGATGAAATTCAGCCTATAAGGGAAACTGAGGAACCTAACTCTACTAACCGCAGTAGTTATAGTAGTGCACAGAGGCGAGTGCCTAGACATGTTTCTGATCGACAAGATGCCAGGGAATTTCGGCCACTTCTGCAATTTTTACCCTTGGGAGCTATATGTTGGGAGCTTCCATTTCTGCAAGGGTGGGTAATGGGTCAACAAACAACTTTTCCCTCAATGCGTCCTCATAGTGACACTGGTCACGAAAATTTAACTCAATACACAGGGTCTTCCTCGATATTGCGGCCTTTGGTCGGTAATGTGGAGGCTGCCGCATCTTCTTTGGGAATATCCAACAGTATTAGCCAATCCGGGGTTTTTGGAAGAATTGGATTGCAAAATATTTCACGGTCTCGCTTAGTTTCTGAAACTGGTGAAGTTCCTGTGCCTAGCAATTCTCTGCATGATGGCACTGATGCTGAACGAATTATAAGTCGACTCCAATCTGAACTTGCCACATCAATGGCTGTAGCTGCGGCTGCCGAGTTGCCTTGCACGGTGAAGCTTAAAGTGTGGTCATATGATATAGAAAATCCTTGTGCACTACTAAATGTTGGCAAATGCCGCTTAACCATACCACATGCTGTCCTTTGTAG TGAAATGGGTGCACATTTTTCACCTTGTGGGAAATTTTTAGCTGCTTGTGTTGCTTGTGTGCTTCCTCATTCGGAAGCTGATCCTCGATTACAGGCATTGGTCCATCAAGATGGTGGGGCTGGAACATCCCCAACTCGACATCCAATCTCAGCACACCAAGTCGTATATGAGCTTCGGATATATTCCCTTGAGAAGGCAAC CTTTGGTTCAGTGCTTGTTTCGCGAGCAATTAGAGCTGCACATTCTTTGACATCAATTCAG TTCTCACCGACTTCTGAGCACATATTACTTGCCTATGGTCGGCGTCATGGTTCTCTTCTTAAAAGCATCATAATTGACGGAAAAACGACGTCTCCTATATACACAGTACTAGAG GTATATAGAGTTTCGGATATGGAACTTGTGAGGGTACTTCCTAGCGCAGAGGATGAGGTAAATGTTGCATGCTTTCATCCTTTCCCTGGAGGAGGTCTTGTGTATGGAACCAAG GAAGGGAGACTGAGAGTGCTTCAGTACGATGGTGCTCGAGACACCAATCACAACACATCAAATTACTTCTCTGTAGAAAACACGGCCAGAGTAGAATAG